A window of Akkermansia muciniphila contains these coding sequences:
- a CDS encoding PDZ domain-containing protein: MKILSLFSLASLILLSGCQPREDGRTAPTPQPKQQQPEPSREQLEEASAPARLPSPTNSMVGINATNQGYAMVQPWSKENPAYSQGFGIYLGDGNILTAANIVYSASFVEVTSADGSQTVPVTVTAFDPEANLALLRLKNEKDASFLDKLVPVTLGSAPRLGDKVVFWQFNDDGLPITTSGTLLATESSSPFTNSEPFVLYNVKSSVTPLKGGAGNPIMRDNELVALSANCDPSAQKALAVTQTMISRFLKQARSGNYIGFPADGTQVTELTDPVFRKFLGLPETGGGFYVVKLPVYGSFYKAGVRPGDVVESVNGIPLDSKGLIKDPALGPVSANVLFRDSAMPGDTITLGIRRKDKDGVSQPMTLDVKLDRSALDGDLVNPAPFVSNPPYRIYGGLVFVPLTGALIGEINKLSKNRPPLNLVEAIQKKEDIRKKGVDEIVVFLMALPTQATLGYAQMSPSIVEKVNGVQVKSLKHLNQLLDLPAPGGTHRIEVSQQPYAMYMSQKEAAKADRFIQMRAVPVLRRD, from the coding sequence ATGAAAATTCTTTCTCTTTTCTCCCTTGCTTCCCTGATTCTCCTCAGCGGCTGCCAGCCGCGCGAAGACGGCCGTACGGCCCCCACGCCGCAGCCTAAACAGCAACAGCCGGAACCCTCCCGGGAACAGCTGGAGGAAGCGTCCGCCCCGGCCAGGCTCCCCTCCCCCACCAACTCCATGGTGGGCATCAACGCCACCAACCAGGGCTATGCCATGGTTCAGCCGTGGAGCAAGGAAAACCCGGCGTACAGCCAGGGCTTCGGCATTTACCTGGGGGACGGCAACATCCTGACGGCGGCCAACATCGTTTATTCCGCCAGTTTTGTGGAGGTGACCTCCGCGGACGGCTCCCAGACGGTTCCCGTGACCGTAACCGCCTTTGACCCGGAGGCCAATCTTGCCCTGCTGCGCCTGAAAAATGAAAAGGACGCCTCCTTCCTGGACAAGCTGGTGCCCGTTACGCTGGGGAGCGCTCCCCGCCTGGGGGACAAGGTAGTCTTCTGGCAGTTCAATGACGACGGCCTCCCCATCACTACCTCCGGCACCCTTCTGGCTACGGAAAGTTCCAGCCCTTTCACCAACAGCGAACCTTTTGTCCTGTACAATGTCAAATCTTCCGTCACGCCCCTGAAAGGCGGCGCGGGCAACCCCATCATGAGGGATAATGAACTGGTGGCTCTCAGCGCCAACTGCGACCCCTCCGCCCAGAAGGCGCTGGCCGTCACCCAGACCATGATTTCCCGCTTTCTCAAGCAGGCCCGGTCCGGCAATTACATCGGCTTCCCGGCGGACGGCACCCAGGTCACGGAGCTGACGGACCCCGTTTTCCGCAAATTCCTGGGCCTTCCGGAAACCGGAGGCGGCTTTTACGTGGTAAAGCTGCCTGTTTACGGCTCCTTTTACAAAGCCGGCGTGCGTCCCGGAGACGTAGTGGAAAGCGTCAACGGAATCCCGCTGGACAGCAAGGGACTGATCAAGGACCCCGCGCTGGGCCCCGTATCAGCCAACGTCCTGTTCCGTGACTCCGCCATGCCGGGGGACACTATCACGCTGGGCATTCGCCGCAAGGACAAAGACGGCGTCAGCCAGCCCATGACGCTGGACGTCAAGCTGGACCGCAGCGCCCTGGACGGTGACCTGGTCAATCCCGCCCCCTTCGTCTCCAATCCCCCCTACCGCATTTACGGCGGCCTGGTCTTCGTTCCTCTGACCGGAGCCCTGATAGGGGAAATCAACAAGCTCAGCAAGAACCGCCCCCCGCTCAACCTGGTGGAAGCCATTCAGAAGAAAGAGGACATCCGGAAAAAGGGCGTGGACGAAATTGTGGTCTTTCTGATGGCGTTGCCCACCCAGGCCACGCTGGGCTACGCCCAGATGAGCCCCTCCATTGTGGAAAAAGTGAACGGCGTCCAGGTGAAAAGCCTGAAGCATCTGAACCAGCTCCTGGACCTGCCCGCTCCCGGCGGCACGCACCGCATTGAGGTAAGCCAGCAGCCGTACGCCATGTACATGTCCCAGAAGGAGGCTGCCAAGGCAGACCGCTTCATCCAGATGAGGGCCGTGCCCGTACTCCGCAGGGATTAG
- a CDS encoding 3-dehydroquinate synthase, whose amino-acid sequence MSLHTLNIRLDFPYRTGFTHGAFQPENSALSSLMEQRPGGRILVLMEEGLERFYPELPAEIDRYFEKNAGELAYAGCHPVPGGEAAKTTFAAWETALRHIVEAGIDRHSYIIAVGGGAFLDVAGFAAATAHRGIRLLRVPTTTLSQADSGVGVKNGINFMGQKNYLGTFAVAWATLNDFLFLHSQPLALKRAGLAEVVKVAVVKDVAFFDWLEGNAHALAACERDALEYAVERSALLHASHIARGGDAFELGSSRPLDFGHWAAHYLETMSGYTLGHAEAVSVGMCLDILYSVKKGWLPAGEAERIISVLKALELPVFHPLLSHRTEDGQCEVLKGLEAFREHLGGHLTILMLTGIGRGKDVHEIDAALMEECIREMEEAARCSG is encoded by the coding sequence ATGTCCCTCCATACGCTGAACATCCGTCTGGATTTTCCCTACAGAACAGGCTTCACCCACGGAGCCTTCCAACCGGAAAACAGCGCGCTGTCCAGCCTGATGGAGCAGAGGCCCGGTGGCCGCATCCTCGTCCTGATGGAGGAAGGCCTGGAACGGTTTTACCCGGAACTCCCCGCGGAGATTGACCGTTATTTTGAAAAAAACGCCGGGGAACTGGCTTATGCGGGCTGCCATCCCGTTCCGGGAGGGGAGGCCGCCAAAACTACCTTCGCCGCCTGGGAAACGGCCCTGCGCCACATTGTGGAAGCGGGCATTGACCGCCATTCCTACATCATTGCCGTGGGCGGCGGGGCGTTTCTGGACGTAGCGGGCTTTGCCGCCGCCACCGCCCACCGCGGCATCCGCCTGCTGCGCGTGCCTACCACCACCCTCTCCCAGGCGGACTCCGGCGTTGGCGTCAAAAACGGCATCAACTTCATGGGGCAGAAAAACTACCTGGGAACCTTCGCCGTGGCCTGGGCCACGCTTAACGACTTCCTGTTCCTTCATTCCCAGCCCCTTGCCCTGAAAAGGGCCGGACTGGCGGAAGTGGTGAAGGTGGCCGTGGTAAAAGACGTCGCCTTCTTTGACTGGCTGGAAGGGAACGCCCACGCGCTGGCCGCCTGTGAGCGGGATGCGCTGGAATATGCCGTGGAGCGTTCTGCCCTGCTGCACGCCTCCCACATCGCTAGGGGAGGGGACGCCTTTGAACTGGGGTCCAGCCGACCGCTGGACTTCGGACACTGGGCCGCCCATTACCTGGAAACCATGTCCGGCTACACGCTGGGCCATGCGGAAGCCGTTTCCGTGGGCATGTGCCTGGACATCCTTTACTCCGTTAAAAAGGGATGGCTGCCTGCCGGAGAGGCGGAAAGAATCATCTCCGTGCTGAAAGCCCTGGAACTGCCCGTGTTCCATCCCCTGCTCTCCCACAGGACGGAGGACGGCCAGTGTGAAGTCCTGAAGGGCCTGGAAGCCTTCCGCGAACATCTGGGCGGCCATTTGACCATCCTGATGCTCACCGGCATAGGCCGTGGAAAGGATGTCCATGAAATAGACGCCGCGCTGATGGAGGAATGCATCCGGGAAATGGAGGAAGCCGCCCGCTGTTCCGGCTAA
- the leuC gene encoding 3-isopropylmalate dehydratase large subunit, which produces MGKTLFQKIWDAHSVGILPDGRTQMFIATHLLHEVTSPQAFGMVRDLGLAVRHPERTFATVDHIIPTDNQAEPFADATADAMIKELRRNCAENGIRFFDLPTGLQGIVHMVGPELGITQPGMTIVCGDSHTATHGAFGSIAMGIGTTQVRDVLATQTMALSPLKVRRINVNGKLAPGVRAKDVALHIIGLLGAKGGLGFAYEYGGSVIDAMSMDERMTLCNMSIEGAARCGYVNPDQTTVEYIKGRLFAPTGADWDKAVERWLGFASDADAEYDEIVEIDGAAIEPTVTWGISPDQNTGISGSTPSPASAKDDDERKMINEALEYMKFPAGMPLKGLPVQVCFVGSCTNGRISDFREVAALIKGRHVAPGVRALAVPGSQMTAKQCEEEGIADIFREAGFEWRLAGCSMCLAMNPDKLQGDQLCASSSNRNFKGRQGSPTGRTLLMSPAMVAAAALTGKVCDAREVFSFN; this is translated from the coding sequence ATGGGGAAAACGCTTTTCCAAAAAATCTGGGACGCTCATTCCGTCGGCATCCTGCCGGACGGAAGAACGCAAATGTTCATCGCTACACACCTGCTGCATGAAGTCACCTCTCCGCAGGCCTTCGGAATGGTCCGGGACCTGGGCCTTGCCGTGCGCCATCCGGAACGCACCTTTGCCACCGTGGACCACATCATTCCCACGGACAACCAGGCGGAACCGTTCGCGGACGCCACGGCTGACGCCATGATCAAGGAACTGCGCCGGAACTGCGCGGAAAACGGCATCCGCTTCTTCGACCTCCCTACCGGGCTCCAGGGCATCGTTCACATGGTGGGTCCGGAACTTGGCATCACCCAGCCGGGCATGACCATCGTGTGCGGTGACTCCCACACGGCCACGCACGGCGCCTTCGGCTCCATTGCCATGGGCATCGGCACCACGCAGGTGCGCGACGTGCTGGCTACGCAGACCATGGCGCTCAGCCCGCTCAAGGTGCGCCGCATCAATGTAAACGGAAAGCTGGCTCCCGGCGTTCGCGCCAAGGACGTGGCCCTGCACATCATCGGCCTTCTGGGCGCCAAGGGCGGCCTGGGCTTCGCCTATGAATACGGCGGCAGCGTCATCGACGCCATGAGCATGGACGAACGCATGACCCTCTGCAACATGTCCATTGAAGGCGCGGCCCGCTGCGGTTATGTAAATCCTGACCAAACCACGGTGGAATATATCAAGGGACGCCTGTTCGCCCCCACCGGCGCGGACTGGGACAAGGCCGTGGAACGCTGGCTGGGCTTCGCTTCCGATGCGGACGCGGAATATGACGAGATCGTGGAGATTGACGGCGCCGCCATTGAACCGACGGTAACATGGGGCATTTCCCCGGACCAGAACACGGGCATCAGCGGCAGCACGCCCAGCCCGGCCTCCGCCAAAGATGATGACGAACGGAAGATGATTAATGAAGCGCTGGAATACATGAAATTCCCCGCTGGAATGCCTCTCAAGGGACTGCCGGTGCAGGTGTGCTTCGTAGGCTCCTGCACCAATGGCCGCATCTCTGACTTCCGGGAAGTGGCCGCCCTCATCAAGGGGCGCCATGTGGCGCCCGGCGTAAGGGCGCTGGCTGTTCCCGGCTCCCAGATGACTGCAAAGCAGTGTGAGGAGGAAGGCATTGCGGACATCTTCCGTGAAGCCGGCTTTGAATGGCGCCTGGCGGGGTGCTCCATGTGCCTGGCCATGAACCCGGACAAGCTCCAGGGGGACCAGCTCTGCGCCAGCTCCTCCAACCGGAACTTCAAGGGACGCCAGGGAAGCCCCACCGGGCGCACCCTGCTGATGAGCCCCGCCATGGTGGCCGCCGCCGCCCTGACCGGGAAAGTCTGTGACGCCCGCGAAGTATTCTCCTTTAATTAA
- a CDS encoding N-acetylmuramoyl-L-alanine amidase family protein: MLGVLGMFLLTLSTAFGWNPETINGIQYIPMSEVRTHYKLTRERTEGRQKVYEVPEKIQIRMQAHSQDMFMNNMKFVLSYPVADHPSKGLMVSNMDLHKIIDPVLRPIYIANRRSFNTVVIDPGHGGHDSGTRNRISREADINLSVAKKLRDRLKGMGYQVVMTRDTDNFITLQDRVRIANRHDNAIFISIHFNDGGSSARGVETFTLAPAGTSSSMSRNIRQDALQGNAQDSMNIALATAVQGHMLKGPLAIKEGISMVDRGIKRARYSVLCTIKHPAILVEGGFMSNPQEALLIATERYQNFMASSLAAAVRQYRTALGQQARRTR, encoded by the coding sequence ATGCTCGGCGTTTTGGGCATGTTTCTGCTGACGCTGTCTACGGCCTTCGGATGGAACCCGGAAACCATCAACGGAATACAGTATATTCCTATGTCCGAGGTGCGCACCCATTACAAGCTGACCCGTGAGCGCACGGAAGGACGGCAGAAAGTTTACGAAGTGCCGGAAAAGATTCAGATCCGCATGCAGGCGCACAGCCAGGACATGTTCATGAACAATATGAAGTTCGTGCTGTCCTATCCCGTGGCTGACCATCCTTCCAAGGGGCTGATGGTCTCCAACATGGACCTGCATAAAATCATTGATCCGGTTCTGCGCCCCATTTACATCGCCAACCGCCGCAGCTTCAACACGGTAGTCATTGATCCCGGCCACGGCGGCCATGACAGCGGCACGCGCAACCGCATCAGCCGGGAGGCGGACATCAACCTTTCCGTGGCCAAAAAACTGCGCGACCGCCTCAAGGGCATGGGCTACCAGGTGGTGATGACCCGTGACACGGACAACTTCATCACCCTCCAGGACCGCGTCCGCATTGCCAACAGGCATGACAACGCCATTTTCATCAGCATCCATTTTAATGACGGAGGCTCCTCCGCCCGCGGAGTGGAAACCTTTACGCTGGCTCCTGCAGGAACTTCCTCCTCCATGTCCCGCAACATCCGGCAGGACGCGCTCCAAGGCAACGCCCAGGACAGCATGAACATTGCCCTGGCTACGGCCGTGCAGGGGCACATGCTGAAAGGGCCGCTCGCCATCAAGGAGGGCATCTCCATGGTTGACCGCGGCATCAAGCGCGCGCGTTATTCCGTGCTGTGCACCATCAAGCACCCGGCCATCCTGGTGGAAGGGGGTTTCATGTCCAACCCGCAGGAGGCCCTGCTCATCGCTACGGAACGCTACCAGAACTTCATGGCCTCCTCCCTGGCCGCCGCCGTGCGCCAGTACCGCACCGCCCTGGGCCAGCAGGCGCGCAGAACGCGTTAA
- a CDS encoding cell division protein FtsQ/DivIB, with amino-acid sequence MSHKATTPVPRSAKRPELLQLEREARKETIERKGRNYRFWLFRRRLFHILTVYTLIFGLIGAIVFLWKDYILKYDWLSIDTVTLKSNGIFNAEQAFSLMGVGPGDNIFSMDAAELEQRLLKCPAIRRASVKRQISSDPTLLVDIDARIPVAWIDCPELGIRPGDARYGVLADKEGVIFPCMEQVHLPYIQGKHMPSVTLRPPSSGQLTYGISIRELEAPMQLIELLSGSVTEFLPSIVSITMPNDWSFCVRFSNDCQATFSHYGLEHQVEKLSKALEHARQTHRKISAINLIPEHNIPVIFDDAYEDIPLAEPIEE; translated from the coding sequence ATGTCGCACAAAGCCACAACGCCAGTCCCCCGTTCCGCCAAAAGGCCGGAGCTGCTCCAGCTGGAGCGGGAGGCGAGAAAAGAAACCATTGAGCGCAAGGGCCGGAACTACCGTTTCTGGCTCTTCCGGCGCAGGCTGTTCCACATCCTCACCGTTTACACGCTCATCTTCGGCCTCATCGGGGCCATCGTTTTCCTGTGGAAGGACTACATCCTTAAATACGACTGGCTCTCCATTGATACCGTTACGCTGAAAAGCAACGGCATCTTCAACGCGGAGCAGGCCTTCTCCCTCATGGGCGTGGGTCCCGGGGACAACATCTTTTCCATGGACGCCGCAGAGCTGGAACAGCGCCTGCTGAAATGCCCGGCCATCCGCAGAGCGTCCGTCAAACGCCAGATATCTTCTGATCCCACCCTGCTGGTAGATATTGACGCGCGCATCCCCGTGGCCTGGATTGACTGCCCAGAACTCGGCATCCGCCCCGGGGACGCCAGGTACGGCGTTCTGGCGGACAAGGAGGGCGTCATCTTCCCCTGCATGGAGCAGGTCCACCTGCCCTACATCCAGGGCAAGCACATGCCTTCCGTGACCCTCAGGCCGCCCAGCTCCGGCCAGCTTACTTACGGAATCAGCATCCGTGAGCTGGAAGCGCCCATGCAGCTCATTGAACTGCTGTCCGGCAGCGTGACGGAATTCCTGCCCAGCATCGTCTCCATCACCATGCCCAACGACTGGTCCTTCTGCGTGCGCTTCTCCAATGACTGCCAGGCCACCTTCAGCCATTACGGCCTGGAGCACCAGGTGGAAAAACTCTCCAAGGCACTTGAGCACGCGCGCCAGACGCACCGCAAAATCAGCGCCATCAACCTGATTCCGGAACATAACATCCCCGTCATTTTTGACGACGCCTACGAGGATATCCCCCTGGCGGAACCGATTGAGGAATGA
- a CDS encoding S1C family serine protease, with product MHPHTCFQGLCAVLAAAALSHADEPAVSLSDFGVDKVMSGPVLSINDQYKGVVKIEVDSLTPDYATPWDTGRYQGGIGTGFLIGENAFMTNAHVVSNAERIYISMYGDSRKIPARVKFIAHDADLALLEAEDPKPFKGIKPFEFSKNLPHLEDEVRVIGYPIGGNRLSVTRGVVSRIDFTTYAHPRNTEHLTIQVDAAINPGNSGGPALMGNKVIGVAFQGLNNANNTGYVIPTPVIRHFLEDIKDGVYDGYVDMGIQAAPILNPAMRKAFGLPDDEKGVLIGKVLKGSSADGVLRNGDLLMKVDGYDVDSSAMIELDGQKISMKELIERCFKDDRLPLDIIRDGKPMKVDMVMKPSLSKDLLMAEYDKMPRYVVFGGLVFQPIQRNVLAAADISLLDVALDIRDYQEDGGCVDHEDMVIITKVLDDEVNARLSGSISNAIVEKINGVKVKGLTHAYELLYPKNMPEYVVIELKDGERPLVFEGKAMEAANKRISKTYNIPKNARLDSAIPGRQPERNTNPAR from the coding sequence ATGCATCCCCATACTTGCTTCCAAGGACTGTGTGCAGTCCTGGCCGCCGCCGCCCTTTCCCATGCGGATGAACCGGCCGTTTCCCTCTCAGACTTCGGCGTGGACAAGGTCATGTCCGGCCCTGTCCTTTCCATTAACGACCAGTACAAGGGAGTCGTTAAAATTGAAGTGGACTCCCTGACGCCGGATTACGCCACGCCGTGGGACACGGGCCGCTACCAGGGCGGCATCGGCACCGGCTTCCTGATCGGGGAAAACGCCTTCATGACGAATGCCCACGTAGTCAGCAACGCGGAGCGCATTTACATCTCCATGTACGGGGACTCCCGCAAAATTCCCGCCAGGGTCAAATTCATCGCCCATGACGCGGACCTGGCCCTGCTGGAAGCAGAGGACCCCAAGCCCTTCAAGGGCATCAAACCCTTTGAATTCAGCAAAAACCTGCCCCACCTGGAAGATGAGGTGCGGGTGATCGGCTACCCCATCGGCGGGAACAGGCTTTCCGTCACGCGCGGCGTGGTCTCCCGCATAGACTTCACCACGTACGCCCATCCCCGGAACACGGAGCACCTGACCATCCAGGTGGACGCCGCCATTAACCCGGGCAACAGCGGCGGTCCGGCCCTGATGGGGAACAAAGTCATCGGCGTGGCCTTCCAGGGCCTGAACAATGCCAATAACACGGGTTACGTGATTCCCACGCCCGTCATCCGCCACTTTCTGGAAGACATCAAGGACGGCGTCTATGACGGCTATGTGGACATGGGCATCCAGGCCGCTCCCATCCTGAACCCCGCCATGCGCAAGGCGTTCGGCCTGCCGGACGACGAAAAGGGCGTGCTGATCGGTAAGGTGCTCAAGGGCTCCTCCGCGGACGGCGTGCTCCGCAACGGAGACCTGCTGATGAAGGTGGACGGGTACGATGTGGACAGCTCCGCCATGATTGAACTGGACGGCCAGAAAATCAGCATGAAAGAGCTTATTGAGCGCTGCTTCAAGGATGACCGGCTCCCGCTGGACATCATCCGGGACGGCAAGCCCATGAAAGTGGACATGGTCATGAAACCCTCCCTTTCCAAGGATCTGCTGATGGCGGAATACGATAAAATGCCCCGTTACGTCGTCTTCGGCGGCCTGGTGTTCCAGCCCATCCAGCGCAACGTGCTGGCGGCGGCGGACATCTCCCTGCTGGACGTGGCCCTGGACATCCGGGATTACCAGGAAGACGGGGGCTGCGTGGACCATGAAGACATGGTGATCATTACCAAGGTGCTGGATGATGAAGTGAACGCCCGCCTGTCCGGCTCCATCTCCAACGCCATTGTGGAAAAAATCAACGGCGTGAAGGTCAAGGGCCTCACCCATGCCTACGAGCTCCTTTACCCGAAGAACATGCCGGAATACGTGGTCATTGAACTGAAAGACGGGGAACGCCCCCTGGTCTTTGAAGGCAAAGCCATGGAAGCGGCCAACAAGCGCATTTCCAAAACCTACAATATTCCGAAAAACGCCCGTCTGGACAGCGCCATTCCCGGCCGCCAGCCTGAACGGAACACCAATCCCGCCCGTTAA
- the recA gene encoding recombinase RecA, translating to MSNETPSSPEAEKLAAARKRNLDLALSQIQKDFGENAIMRLGDNAKMEVDVIPTGNLLIDRALGVGGFARGRIVEIYGPESSGKTTLTLTAIAQAQKAGGLAAFIDVEHALDPQYAARLGVNLDDLLVSQPSSGEEALQICEALVRSNSIDVIVLDSVAALVTKQELEGEIGDSTVGAQARLMSAALRKLTSFISKARTVCVFTNQIREKIGVMFGNPETTPGGRALKFYASVRVDIRRIGQIKASDGTVAGNRTKIKVVKNKVAPPFTECEFDIMYNEGISSVGSLLDLAMEYDIIQKRGSWISYNGSQIAQGRDAAKEALKSNPDLYKEIEELVKARMDEKAAK from the coding sequence ATGAGCAACGAAACACCTTCATCCCCCGAAGCTGAAAAACTGGCGGCGGCCCGCAAGCGCAACCTTGACCTGGCCCTCTCCCAGATCCAGAAAGACTTCGGTGAAAACGCCATCATGCGCCTTGGCGACAACGCAAAAATGGAAGTGGACGTCATTCCCACCGGCAACCTTCTCATTGACCGCGCGCTGGGCGTGGGCGGCTTCGCCCGCGGCCGCATTGTGGAAATCTACGGACCGGAATCCTCCGGCAAGACCACGCTGACCCTGACGGCCATCGCCCAGGCCCAGAAGGCCGGCGGCCTGGCCGCGTTCATTGACGTGGAACATGCGCTGGACCCCCAGTACGCCGCCCGCCTGGGCGTGAACCTGGACGACCTGCTGGTCTCCCAGCCGAGCTCCGGTGAAGAAGCCCTTCAAATCTGTGAAGCCCTGGTGCGCTCCAACTCCATTGACGTCATCGTGCTGGATTCCGTAGCCGCCCTGGTCACCAAGCAGGAACTGGAAGGGGAAATCGGGGACTCCACGGTGGGCGCCCAGGCCCGCCTGATGTCCGCCGCCCTCCGCAAGCTTACCAGCTTCATCTCCAAGGCGCGCACCGTCTGCGTCTTCACCAACCAGATCCGTGAAAAGATCGGCGTCATGTTCGGCAACCCGGAAACGACTCCCGGCGGACGCGCCCTGAAATTCTACGCTTCCGTGCGCGTGGACATCCGCCGCATCGGCCAGATCAAGGCCAGCGACGGAACCGTGGCCGGAAACCGCACCAAGATCAAGGTGGTCAAGAACAAGGTGGCTCCGCCCTTCACGGAATGCGAGTTCGACATCATGTACAATGAAGGCATATCCTCCGTGGGAAGCCTGCTGGACCTGGCGATGGAATACGACATCATCCAGAAGCGCGGCTCCTGGATCAGCTACAACGGCAGCCAGATTGCCCAGGGCAGGGACGCCGCGAAGGAAGCCCTCAAGTCCAATCCGGACCTGTACAAGGAAATCGAAGAACTGGTCAAGGCCAGGATGGACGAGAAGGCGGCCAAATAA
- the leuD gene encoding 3-isopropylmalate dehydratase small subunit, which produces MSLTKFTSITGTCVPVPGPDMDTDRIIPSRFLKCITFDELAGVMFWDERFDENGQSKSHPVDDPRFKGASIILGGSNFGCGSSREHAPQTIKRSGVNAVIAESFAEIFFGNSTGIGLPCVCASAGDIAALAQYISSHPETEVTIDLLNMTASWKEGSFPIRMPAEAREALSRGRWDSIAELLVNMEAVEKKNAELPQVTAAC; this is translated from the coding sequence ATGTCTCTGACCAAATTCACCTCCATCACCGGCACCTGCGTTCCCGTTCCCGGACCGGACATGGACACGGACCGCATCATTCCTTCCCGCTTCCTCAAGTGCATCACGTTTGACGAGCTGGCAGGGGTCATGTTCTGGGACGAACGTTTTGATGAAAACGGACAGTCCAAATCCCACCCGGTGGACGATCCCCGTTTCAAGGGGGCTTCCATCATCCTGGGGGGCTCCAACTTCGGCTGCGGCTCCTCCCGCGAGCACGCTCCGCAGACCATTAAACGCTCCGGCGTCAACGCCGTCATCGCGGAATCCTTTGCGGAAATCTTCTTCGGCAACAGCACCGGCATCGGCCTGCCCTGCGTGTGCGCGTCCGCCGGGGACATTGCCGCTCTGGCCCAATACATCTCCAGTCATCCGGAAACGGAAGTGACGATCGACCTCCTGAACATGACAGCCTCCTGGAAGGAAGGTTCCTTCCCCATCCGGATGCCTGCGGAAGCCCGGGAAGCCCTGAGCAGGGGCCGCTGGGATTCCATCGCGGAACTGCTTGTCAACATGGAGGCCGTGGAAAAGAAGAATGCGGAGCTGCCCCAGGTAACGGCAGCCTGCTGA
- the lipB gene encoding lipoyl(octanoyl) transferase LipB: MNIIRIPGLADYQETLQLQEQLVRAHQENPEREDDLLLLEHAGVYTIGRTRDRASLHPGSMLPFPVYEINRGGQATYHGPGQLVGYPITDLNRCGRDLHNYVTALENALIETCARFGVHARIREGLVGVWVEDRKIASIGVGVKKWIAMHGFAFNVTRESLPPFQAITPCGIQGVQMTCLENEMPDPGPGDALLTRFGDVFAELWKEKFHRNSGAGER, from the coding sequence ATGAACATCATCCGCATTCCCGGCCTGGCAGACTATCAGGAAACCCTCCAGCTCCAGGAACAACTGGTCCGCGCCCATCAGGAAAACCCGGAGCGAGAAGACGACCTGCTCCTGCTGGAACACGCCGGGGTTTACACCATCGGCCGCACGCGGGACCGCGCCAGCCTGCATCCCGGTTCCATGCTCCCCTTCCCCGTTTATGAAATCAACCGCGGAGGGCAGGCCACCTACCACGGCCCCGGCCAGCTGGTAGGGTACCCCATTACGGACCTGAACCGCTGCGGCAGGGACCTGCACAACTACGTTACCGCTCTGGAAAATGCCCTGATTGAAACCTGCGCCCGGTTCGGCGTGCATGCCCGCATCCGGGAAGGGCTGGTGGGCGTGTGGGTGGAGGACCGCAAAATAGCCTCCATCGGCGTAGGGGTGAAAAAATGGATTGCCATGCACGGCTTTGCCTTCAACGTGACCCGTGAATCCCTGCCTCCCTTCCAGGCCATCACCCCCTGCGGCATCCAGGGCGTGCAGATGACCTGCCTGGAGAACGAGATGCCGGACCCTGGCCCCGGGGACGCGCTGCTGACCCGGTTCGGGGACGTTTTCGCAGAACTGTGGAAGGAAAAATTCCACAGGAATTCCGGCGCAGGAGAGCGTTGA